From Humisphaera borealis, the proteins below share one genomic window:
- a CDS encoding arylsulfatase B — MISTHRLLAIVAQALLVTTALAAPPSPGGAPPHVVHIVADDLGWKDVGFNGCADIKTPHLDKLAATGLKLSQFYVQPMCTPTRAALMTGRYPFRYGLQTAVIPSVAAYGLDTSEWLLPQALKEAGYKTAIIGKWHLGHADKKYWPRQRGFDYQYGPLIGELDYFTHEEHGVLDWYRDNVPVKEEGYTTTLLGKDAEKLIETHDAATPLYLYLAFNAPHTPYQAPKEYIDRYAHIAEPTRRTYAGMVSCLDDEIGRVVAALDKKGIRDNTLIIFHSDNGGTSNPMFAGVMADMSKVKIPCDNGPYRDGKGSLLEGGTRVPAFLNWPRAIKPGVSDSLIHAVDLYPTIAANAGASTAKCKPLDGVAFNFKDTAGRSEIIYNIEPFRAAIRQGDYKLIWKAMLPSSPPELYNIVQDPGEKTNIAAQHPDKVAAMQERLNALAKEAAKPLFMVEQMKVIMKNMQGAPALPWEDGFSAETP, encoded by the coding sequence ATGATCTCGACCCACCGTCTGTTGGCGATTGTCGCTCAAGCGCTCTTGGTTACGACGGCGCTGGCGGCTCCCCCGTCTCCGGGTGGCGCCCCGCCACATGTCGTCCACATCGTCGCCGATGACCTGGGATGGAAAGACGTCGGCTTCAACGGCTGCGCCGACATCAAGACGCCGCACCTCGACAAGCTTGCCGCCACCGGCCTGAAGCTCTCGCAGTTCTACGTCCAGCCGATGTGCACGCCCACTCGCGCTGCGCTCATGACCGGCCGCTACCCGTTCCGCTACGGCCTGCAGACGGCGGTTATTCCGTCCGTCGCGGCGTACGGGCTGGACACCAGCGAATGGCTCCTGCCCCAGGCCCTGAAGGAAGCCGGCTACAAGACCGCGATCATCGGCAAGTGGCACCTCGGCCACGCCGACAAAAAGTACTGGCCCAGGCAGCGCGGCTTCGACTACCAGTACGGCCCGCTGATCGGCGAACTGGACTACTTCACCCACGAAGAGCACGGCGTGCTCGACTGGTACCGCGACAACGTCCCGGTGAAGGAAGAAGGCTATACCACCACGCTCCTGGGCAAGGACGCCGAGAAACTGATCGAAACCCACGACGCCGCCACGCCCCTTTACCTCTACCTGGCGTTCAACGCCCCGCACACGCCTTATCAGGCGCCCAAGGAATACATCGACCGCTACGCGCACATCGCCGAGCCGACCCGCCGCACTTACGCCGGCATGGTGTCCTGCCTCGACGACGAGATCGGCCGGGTCGTCGCGGCGCTCGACAAGAAGGGCATCCGCGATAACACGCTGATCATCTTCCACAGCGACAACGGCGGCACGAGCAACCCGATGTTCGCCGGCGTGATGGCGGACATGTCGAAGGTGAAAATCCCCTGTGACAACGGCCCGTACCGCGACGGTAAGGGCTCGCTCCTGGAAGGCGGCACGCGCGTGCCGGCGTTTTTGAACTGGCCCCGCGCCATCAAGCCCGGCGTGTCCGACAGCCTGATCCACGCCGTCGACCTCTATCCCACCATCGCCGCCAACGCCGGGGCGTCAACGGCCAAGTGCAAGCCGCTGGACGGCGTCGCGTTCAACTTCAAAGACACCGCCGGGCGGTCGGAAATCATCTACAACATCGAGCCGTTCCGCGCCGCCATCCGTCAGGGCGACTACAAGCTGATCTGGAAGGCGATGCTCCCGTCGTCGCCGCCGGAACTCTACAACATCGTGCAGGACCCCGGCGAGAAGACCAACATCGCCGCCCAGCACCCCGACAAAGTCGCCGCGATGCAGGAGCGGCTGAACGCGCTGGCGAAAGAGGCGGCCAAGCCGCTGTTCATGGTGGAACAGATGAAAGTGATCATGAAGAACATGCAAGGCGCGCCGGCGCTGCCGTGGGAAGACGGTTTCTCCGCGGAAACGCCGTGA
- a CDS encoding amidohydrolase — protein sequence MPFIKASTLLKASRILAILLFLGCSNQAPAAVVADAIYTGGPIITMNDASPRVQAVAVKDGKIIAAGSLADVEKLKGAATAAIDLKGRTMLPGFIDGHGHAFTTGIQAASANLLPAPDGQGNSVADLQRLLRAYAQSESAKKFNLILGFGYDDAQLAEKRHPTRHDLDAVSKDLPILIVHQSAHLGVMNTRALELAGLTADTKDPQGGVVRREDDGKSPNGVLEETAFMGAAMSIFPKLNPDQIAQLAVMGQDLYISHGYTTAQEGRATGPAHGSFVQLAQAGRMKIDVVSYMDMIFTDEPPEMKSPWHSRKYNGRYRIGGIKLNLDGSIQGKTGYLTQPYVKPPPAAATNYRGYETLPDQVIAAKVDKAFANGWQILAHCNGDAAIDQYISAVRDATAKHGPADRRNVVIHAQAARPDQLDSMKDLGLMPSFFGMHCFYWGDWHRDETLGPVRAERISPAQSALRRGIIFTQHHDSPVAQPSAIRILSSVVTRRTRSGDILGADERIGVNDALKSLTIWGAYQHFEENEKGSIEVGKVADFVVLSGDPFAIDKEKLGELKVLQTIKAGVSLYTADAAASLPPAQWPAVPPSLTPPPTELLRTATDSNPAATIPAQSGQVARTLLPATQSHACGGCAMSHLMLEGRRVVSAAR from the coding sequence TTGCCCTTCATCAAAGCATCCACCCTGCTGAAAGCCTCCAGGATCCTCGCCATCCTCCTATTCCTTGGCTGCAGCAATCAGGCCCCTGCGGCCGTTGTCGCCGACGCCATCTACACCGGCGGGCCCATCATCACGATGAACGATGCATCGCCTCGGGTGCAGGCTGTCGCCGTGAAGGACGGCAAAATCATCGCCGCCGGGTCACTGGCAGACGTCGAAAAACTCAAGGGTGCGGCGACCGCGGCGATCGACCTTAAGGGCCGCACGATGCTCCCGGGGTTCATCGACGGCCACGGCCATGCATTTACAACCGGCATCCAGGCGGCATCGGCCAACCTGCTTCCGGCCCCCGATGGCCAGGGCAACTCGGTCGCCGACCTCCAGCGGTTGCTCCGCGCCTATGCGCAGAGCGAGTCGGCCAAAAAGTTCAACCTCATCCTTGGCTTCGGCTACGACGACGCCCAACTGGCCGAGAAGCGACACCCGACCCGGCACGACCTCGACGCCGTGTCCAAAGACCTGCCCATCCTCATCGTTCATCAGTCGGCCCATCTCGGTGTGATGAACACCAGGGCCCTCGAACTGGCCGGCCTCACCGCCGACACCAAGGACCCGCAAGGCGGCGTCGTTCGTCGCGAAGACGACGGCAAATCGCCCAACGGCGTACTGGAGGAAACCGCCTTCATGGGCGCCGCGATGTCGATCTTCCCCAAGCTCAACCCCGACCAGATCGCACAACTCGCGGTCATGGGCCAGGACCTCTACATCAGCCATGGCTACACCACCGCCCAGGAAGGCCGCGCCACCGGGCCGGCCCACGGCAGCTTCGTCCAGCTCGCCCAGGCCGGGAGAATGAAGATCGATGTCGTCTCGTACATGGACATGATCTTCACCGACGAGCCCCCGGAGATGAAGTCGCCCTGGCATTCAAGGAAGTACAACGGCCGCTACCGCATCGGCGGCATCAAGCTCAACCTCGACGGCTCGATCCAGGGCAAGACCGGCTATCTCACGCAGCCCTACGTCAAACCCCCGCCGGCCGCCGCCACCAACTACCGCGGTTACGAAACCCTCCCCGACCAGGTCATCGCCGCCAAGGTCGATAAGGCGTTCGCCAACGGCTGGCAGATCCTCGCCCACTGCAACGGCGACGCGGCGATCGATCAATACATCTCCGCCGTCCGCGACGCGACCGCCAAGCACGGCCCGGCCGACCGTCGCAACGTGGTCATCCACGCGCAGGCCGCCCGCCCGGACCAGCTCGATTCGATGAAAGACCTCGGCCTGATGCCGTCCTTCTTCGGCATGCACTGCTTCTACTGGGGCGACTGGCACCGCGACGAAACCCTCGGCCCCGTCCGGGCCGAGCGCATCTCGCCGGCGCAGTCGGCCTTGCGGCGGGGGATCATCTTCACCCAGCACCACGATTCGCCCGTCGCCCAGCCCAGCGCCATCCGCATCCTGTCGTCGGTCGTCACCCGCCGCACCCGCAGCGGCGACATCCTTGGTGCCGACGAGCGCATCGGAGTGAACGATGCGCTCAAGTCGCTCACAATCTGGGGCGCGTACCAGCACTTCGAGGAAAACGAAAAGGGCTCCATCGAAGTCGGTAAAGTCGCGGACTTTGTGGTGCTTTCGGGCGACCCGTTCGCGATCGACAAGGAAAAACTGGGCGAGCTGAAGGTGCTGCAGACGATCAAGGCCGGCGTCAGCCTCTACACCGCCGACGCCGCCGCCAGCCTGCCCCCCGCGCAATGGCCCGCCGTGCCGCCGAGCCTCACACCGCCACCGACAGAGCTGTTGAGGACCGCAACCGATTCCAACCCCGCGGCGACCATACCAGCCCAATCGGGGCAGGTCGCCCGGACGCTGCTCCCCGCAACGCAGTCGCACGCCTGTGGCGGATGCGCGATGAGCCATCTCATGCTCGAAGGCCGCCGCGTCGTGTCTGCCGCGCGATGA
- a CDS encoding sulfatase-like hydrolase/transferase, whose translation MKHLRLLLSVLMGLLPAVVLAAEPVTVAAEPLTPAVPAAQRPNIVLILADDLGYGDLGCYNADAKVPTPHLDRLAREGMRLTDAHSASTVCTPSRYSLMTGRMCFRTGYRGGVYTGVGGPGLIEKDRLTLPGMLRDQGYATACVGKWHIGLTFPTADGTAAHALKIDNPPAGPARELERIRRVDFGKPIADGPVHRGFDYFFGTACCPGTDWLYAFIENDRVPVPPVRTLDASTLPKHPYANDCRRGLIAPGYDLEMLDLVFLERSKAWLDGQVKRDPKQPFFLYHSMQAVHLPSFAAPAFKGKTNAGPHGDFIAEMDFIVGELRATLQKLGVADNTLILFSSDNGPETTTAIHMRGDFNHDPARPWRGVKRDNWEGGHRVPLIAHWPSRIKPGFSDATVCLTDVLATCAHLIGAKLPENAAEDSFSFLPELTGAPADRPRRDYTIHQTISLAMAIRRGEWKYLDHRGSGGNSYENGELKPFALPDTAPDAPGQLYNLKADPGETTNLYFKHPEIARELKALLEASKAAGRSVGKGKVRP comes from the coding sequence ATGAAACACCTGCGGCTTCTTCTGTCCGTCCTGATGGGGCTTCTGCCGGCGGTCGTGCTTGCGGCCGAACCGGTGACGGTTGCGGCCGAGCCGCTGACACCCGCGGTTCCCGCGGCGCAGCGGCCGAACATTGTGCTCATCCTGGCGGACGATCTGGGGTACGGCGATCTGGGCTGTTACAACGCCGACGCCAAGGTGCCCACGCCCCACCTCGATCGGCTGGCCCGCGAGGGGATGCGGCTGACCGATGCCCACTCGGCGTCCACGGTGTGTACGCCATCACGCTACAGCCTGATGACCGGGCGGATGTGCTTTCGGACGGGGTATCGAGGGGGCGTGTATACCGGGGTTGGCGGCCCGGGGCTGATCGAGAAGGACCGCCTGACACTGCCGGGTATGCTGCGCGACCAGGGGTACGCCACGGCGTGCGTGGGCAAGTGGCACATCGGCCTGACGTTCCCGACGGCTGACGGCACGGCGGCCCATGCGTTGAAGATCGACAACCCCCCGGCCGGGCCGGCGCGGGAACTGGAGCGCATCCGGCGGGTGGATTTCGGCAAGCCGATCGCCGACGGGCCGGTGCATCGCGGGTTCGATTACTTCTTCGGCACGGCCTGCTGCCCGGGCACGGACTGGCTGTATGCGTTCATCGAGAACGATCGTGTGCCGGTTCCGCCGGTGCGAACGCTGGATGCCTCGACCCTTCCCAAGCACCCCTACGCCAACGATTGCCGGCGCGGTCTGATCGCCCCGGGGTATGACCTGGAGATGCTGGACTTGGTGTTCCTGGAGCGGAGCAAGGCGTGGCTCGACGGGCAGGTGAAGCGCGACCCGAAGCAGCCGTTCTTCCTGTATCACTCGATGCAGGCGGTGCACCTGCCGTCGTTCGCGGCGCCGGCGTTCAAGGGCAAGACCAACGCCGGGCCCCATGGGGACTTTATCGCCGAGATGGACTTCATCGTCGGCGAGCTGCGGGCGACGTTGCAGAAGCTGGGCGTGGCCGACAACACGCTCATCCTGTTCAGCAGCGACAACGGCCCGGAAACGACGACCGCAATCCATATGCGCGGCGACTTCAACCACGATCCGGCGCGGCCCTGGCGGGGTGTCAAACGCGACAACTGGGAAGGCGGGCACCGTGTGCCGCTGATCGCGCATTGGCCGAGCCGGATCAAGCCCGGCTTCAGCGACGCCACCGTCTGCCTGACAGACGTGCTGGCGACCTGCGCGCACCTGATCGGCGCCAAGCTGCCCGAGAATGCGGCGGAGGACAGTTTCAGCTTTCTACCCGAGCTGACCGGCGCCCCCGCCGACCGCCCCCGCCGCGACTACACGATTCATCAGACGATCAGCCTGGCGATGGCGATTCGGCGTGGGGAGTGGAAGTACCTCGATCATCGCGGGTCGGGCGGGAACAGCTACGAGAATGGTGAGCTCAAGCCGTTTGCGCTACCCGACACCGCGCCCGATGCCCCTGGCCAGCTGTACAACCTGAAGGCCGACCCCGGCGAAACGACCAACCTGTACTTCAAGCATCCGGAGATCGCCAGGGAGCTGAAGGCGCTGCTGGAGGCGAGCAAGGCTGCGGGGAGAAGCGTGGGGAAGGGAAAGGTGAGGCCTTGA
- a CDS encoding type II toxin-antitoxin system Phd/YefM family antitoxin, with product MVATRHTQSLTDFRQKATETLERLNRTGEAEVLTVNGEARAVLLSPAVYDEMAREAQLTRDVPVIRQAMKQIDEGKGMEVDAVFGSIRAELLAMKNEGQRKADGR from the coding sequence GTGGTCGCCACTCGACACACACAGTCGCTCACCGATTTTCGCCAGAAGGCGACCGAAACACTCGAACGTCTGAACAGGACCGGCGAGGCGGAGGTCCTTACTGTAAACGGCGAGGCCCGCGCGGTGCTGCTATCACCCGCGGTCTACGACGAGATGGCCCGCGAGGCGCAACTCACCCGCGATGTACCGGTGATCCGACAGGCGATGAAGCAGATCGATGAGGGCAAGGGGATGGAAGTCGATGCGGTATTCGGCTCGATCCGCGCCGAACTTCTGGCAATGAAAAACGAAGGCCAGCGCAAGGCGGACGGTAGATGA
- the ureC gene encoding urease subunit alpha — protein MPHRIPRSAYADIYGPTTGDRVRLGDTSLVLQVEKDFTVYGDECKFGGGKTIRDGMGQATGVSQADALDCVITNALVIDYTGIYKADIGIKNGLIAGIGKAGNPDVMAGVGKNMIVGVTTEVIAGEGLIITAGGLDTHIHYICPQQAYEAIAAGLTTMIGGGTGPATGTCATTCTPGAYHLRMMLQATDTLPLNFGFTGKGNSAKPEGLHEQILGGAIGLKLHEDWGTTPAAIDCCLDICDQYDVQATIHTDTLNESGFVETSIAAFKGRTIHTYHSEGAGGGHAPDIIRVCGEPNVIPSSTNPTRPYTVNTLDEHLDMLMVCHHLDANLPEDVSFAESRIRGETIAAEDILHDLGAISIISSDSQAMGRIGEVITRTWQTGDKMKRQRGKLPGDPAEHDNARIKRYVAKYTINPAIAHGVGHVVGSVEVGKLADLVIWKPAMFGMKPELVLKGGVISWGQMGDPNASIPTPQPVYMRPQFGSMGRALGGASLAFVSAASLQAGEVQRYGVVKKLTPVMNCRTIGKKDMKHNDATPKITVDPETYEVTADGVSLKCEPSEVLPLAQRYSLF, from the coding sequence ATGCCACACCGAATCCCCCGATCCGCCTACGCCGACATCTACGGTCCCACCACCGGCGACCGCGTTCGCCTGGGCGATACCTCCCTCGTCCTGCAAGTCGAGAAAGACTTCACCGTCTACGGCGACGAGTGCAAGTTCGGCGGCGGCAAAACCATCCGTGACGGCATGGGCCAGGCCACCGGCGTCTCCCAGGCCGATGCCCTTGACTGCGTCATCACCAACGCCCTGGTCATCGACTACACCGGCATCTACAAAGCCGACATCGGCATTAAAAACGGCCTGATCGCCGGCATCGGCAAGGCCGGCAACCCCGACGTGATGGCCGGCGTGGGCAAGAACATGATCGTCGGCGTCACGACCGAAGTCATCGCCGGAGAAGGCCTCATCATCACCGCCGGCGGGCTGGATACGCACATCCATTACATCTGCCCCCAGCAGGCGTACGAAGCGATCGCCGCCGGCCTGACGACCATGATCGGCGGCGGCACCGGCCCGGCCACCGGCACCTGTGCCACCACCTGCACCCCAGGCGCGTACCACCTCCGAATGATGCTGCAGGCCACTGACACTCTGCCCCTCAACTTCGGCTTCACCGGCAAGGGCAACAGCGCCAAGCCCGAAGGATTGCACGAGCAGATCCTCGGCGGCGCGATCGGCCTGAAGCTGCACGAAGACTGGGGAACGACACCCGCCGCGATCGACTGCTGCCTCGACATCTGCGACCAGTACGACGTGCAGGCGACGATCCACACCGACACGCTCAACGAATCCGGCTTCGTCGAAACGAGCATCGCCGCGTTCAAAGGCCGCACGATCCACACCTATCACAGCGAAGGTGCAGGCGGCGGCCACGCACCGGACATCATCCGCGTGTGCGGCGAGCCCAACGTCATCCCCAGCAGCACCAATCCCACCCGGCCGTACACCGTCAACACGCTCGATGAGCACCTCGACATGCTGATGGTGTGCCATCATCTCGATGCGAACCTGCCGGAAGACGTGTCGTTCGCCGAGAGCCGTATCCGCGGCGAAACCATCGCCGCCGAGGACATCCTGCACGACCTGGGCGCCATCAGCATCATCAGCTCCGACAGCCAGGCGATGGGGCGGATTGGCGAAGTCATCACCCGCACCTGGCAGACCGGCGACAAGATGAAACGCCAGCGAGGCAAATTGCCCGGCGACCCCGCCGAGCACGACAACGCCCGCATCAAGCGGTACGTCGCCAAGTACACGATCAACCCGGCGATCGCTCACGGCGTCGGGCATGTGGTCGGGTCAGTCGAAGTCGGCAAGCTCGCCGACCTGGTCATCTGGAAGCCGGCGATGTTCGGCATGAAGCCTGAACTGGTGCTGAAGGGCGGCGTGATCTCATGGGGCCAGATGGGTGACCCCAACGCCAGCATCCCCACGCCGCAACCGGTCTACATGCGCCCGCAGTTCGGCTCGATGGGCCGCGCGCTCGGCGGGGCGTCGCTGGCGTTCGTCAGCGCCGCGTCGCTGCAGGCCGGCGAGGTGCAGCGTTATGGCGTCGTCAAGAAGCTAACCCCCGTCATGAACTGCCGCACCATCGGCAAGAAAGACATGAAGCACAACGACGCCACGCCAAAGATCACCGTCGACCCCGAAACGTACGAAGTCACCGCCGACGGTGTCTCCCTCAAGTGTGAACCGTCCGAAGTGCTGCCGCTGGCACAGCGGTATTCGTTGTTTTGA
- the ureB gene encoding urease subunit beta — translation MHLSPREIDKLLLHNAGFLAQKRLARGVRLNHPESVALIATQLLEFIRDGRSVAELMDLGRRFLGRRQVMTGVPEMIYDVQVEGTFPDGTKLVTVHHPIAADDGDLSLALYGSFLPVPALREFGPAPGDGDGVTPGEVTPMAGDLALNEGRESVVVEVTNLGDRPIQVGSHYHFVETNAALKFDRAASYGKRLDIPAGTAVRFEPGDTKKVTLVAIAGNKVIRGGNNLADGPVSDAGKKAMLEKAKAGSFATT, via the coding sequence ATGCACCTGTCGCCCCGCGAGATCGACAAGCTCCTGCTCCACAACGCCGGCTTCCTGGCGCAGAAGCGCCTGGCCCGCGGCGTTCGGCTGAACCACCCCGAGTCGGTCGCGCTGATCGCCACACAGTTGCTCGAGTTCATCCGCGACGGCCGCAGCGTCGCCGAACTGATGGACCTCGGCCGGCGATTCCTGGGCCGTCGCCAGGTGATGACTGGCGTGCCCGAGATGATCTACGATGTGCAGGTGGAAGGTACCTTCCCCGACGGCACCAAGCTGGTCACCGTCCACCACCCTATTGCCGCCGACGACGGTGACCTCTCGCTTGCCCTCTACGGATCGTTCCTCCCCGTTCCGGCGTTGCGCGAGTTCGGCCCTGCTCCGGGTGACGGCGACGGTGTCACCCCCGGCGAAGTCACGCCGATGGCCGGCGATCTCGCCCTCAACGAAGGCCGTGAGTCAGTCGTGGTCGAGGTCACCAACCTCGGCGACCGGCCGATCCAGGTCGGCAGCCATTACCACTTCGTCGAGACCAATGCCGCACTGAAGTTCGACCGCGCCGCGTCGTACGGCAAACGCCTCGACATTCCCGCCGGCACCGCCGTGCGGTTTGAGCCTGGCGACACGAAAAAGGTCACCCTGGTGGCGATCGCCGGGAACAAGGTGATCCGCGGCGGGAACAACCTCGCCGATGGTCCGGTGAGCGACGCCGGCAAAAAGGCGATGCTGGAAAAGGCGAAAGCCGGCTCGTTCGCTACGACCTGA
- a CDS encoding urease accessory protein UreD, with product MIPDAPSLAIADPTPSRAPNAARAGFGRVDLALVGGRTEVVRLRAESPLRLLSPRSRAAAAWIVAGSYGGGFVCGDRISVAVRCGPGTRTVLGTQASTKVYRSRSAFAAGSGGGAGQQQLAAVLGENAMLVSWPDPITCFAGSRFVQRQNFDLSPTASLVAVDWLTSGRMARGERWAFDRYETETRISVGGRLRLRESTTLDPADGPIHPVARTAGMDCLGMAWVVGPAFAGVAEALKQRLERQPIDPRRDVQYGISPIGDAATEFSGAVVRFAAKSTDAAWHWLRSQLASAMEVVGIDPWSRRG from the coding sequence ATGATTCCCGACGCGCCGTCCCTGGCCATCGCCGATCCGACCCCGTCCCGGGCGCCGAACGCCGCGCGCGCCGGATTCGGTCGTGTTGACCTGGCGCTGGTCGGCGGACGGACCGAGGTCGTCCGCCTGCGGGCCGAAAGTCCGCTACGGCTTCTTTCACCCCGAAGCCGGGCAGCGGCGGCATGGATCGTCGCCGGGTCGTACGGCGGTGGCTTCGTCTGTGGCGATCGCATCTCCGTCGCAGTCCGCTGCGGCCCGGGCACGCGAACCGTCCTGGGTACGCAGGCTTCGACAAAGGTCTACCGCAGCCGGTCGGCTTTCGCCGCGGGTTCGGGCGGCGGGGCGGGTCAGCAGCAGCTAGCCGCCGTCCTCGGCGAAAACGCAATGCTGGTAAGCTGGCCCGATCCGATCACCTGTTTCGCCGGCAGTCGTTTCGTGCAGCGGCAGAACTTCGATCTTTCGCCGACGGCATCTCTCGTGGCGGTCGACTGGCTGACCAGCGGCCGAATGGCCCGTGGCGAGCGCTGGGCGTTTGACCGTTACGAAACGGAAACCCGCATCAGTGTCGGCGGCCGACTTCGGCTGCGCGAGTCAACCACGCTCGATCCCGCCGACGGCCCGATTCACCCCGTCGCCCGTACCGCGGGGATGGACTGCCTGGGTATGGCGTGGGTTGTCGGACCGGCTTTCGCCGGCGTCGCCGAAGCGCTCAAGCAGCGTCTCGAACGCCAGCCGATCGATCCGCGTCGCGATGTGCAGTACGGCATCAGTCCCATCGGCGACGCAGCGACCGAGTTCAGCGGCGCGGTCGTGCGGTTTGCCGCAAAAAGCACCGATGCCGCCTGGCACTGGCTGCGATCGCAGTTGGCATCCGCGATGGAAGTGGTCGGTATTGACCCTTGGTCGCGCAGAGGGTGA
- a CDS encoding HupE/UreJ family protein translates to MQFAHKVVVGAASLLLVSFAASAHTSSGGGGVVDFRAGANHPFSGLDHVLAMLAVGLIAARASYQTSETERRQRWLLPLSFLIAMIVGGVVALVGGPAQPSIVEHLIAASVIIFGLLLVAAGAFPTSTALYMVPAFAFFHGYAHMQEGVSLGGRGPIGYAMGMIIATLMLLGAGIALGTLMRARTSSGETRPLLSLMRVMGGAVAVMGVALLVRTF, encoded by the coding sequence ATGCAGTTCGCGCACAAGGTCGTCGTAGGCGCAGCGTCTCTTCTGCTCGTGTCGTTCGCGGCATCGGCACATACGTCATCCGGTGGTGGTGGCGTCGTCGATTTTCGAGCGGGCGCCAATCACCCCTTCTCGGGGCTCGATCACGTCCTGGCAATGCTTGCCGTCGGGCTGATCGCCGCCCGGGCCTCCTACCAGACTTCTGAGACGGAGCGGCGTCAGCGGTGGCTTCTGCCGCTGTCGTTCCTGATCGCGATGATCGTCGGCGGTGTCGTCGCGCTCGTCGGCGGGCCGGCGCAGCCGAGTATTGTCGAACACCTCATCGCCGCTTCCGTCATCATCTTCGGGCTTCTACTGGTCGCGGCGGGTGCGTTCCCGACGTCGACGGCGCTGTACATGGTCCCGGCGTTCGCGTTCTTCCACGGCTATGCCCATATGCAGGAAGGTGTCAGCCTCGGCGGACGCGGCCCGATCGGTTACGCCATGGGCATGATCATCGCCACCCTGATGTTGCTCGGCGCTGGCATCGCCCTGGGCACCCTGATGCGGGCGCGAACGTCTTCGGGAGAAACCCGTCCCTTGCTCTCGCTGATGCGTGTCATGGGCGGCGCGGTTGCCGTGATGGGTGTGGCATTGCTGGTGCGGACGTTCTGA
- the urtE gene encoding urea ABC transporter ATP-binding subunit UrtE, translated as MLAINNISFAYGMVQALRGVTMKFAPGKVTCVIGRNGVGKTTLMQTIMGIRRHNSGSVQLGERDVSSLPANRRAKAGIALVPQGRQIFAKLSVEENLRVGLQARSDGKKTIPEDIFELFPVLKQMSKRNGGDLSGGQQQQLAIGRALAGDPKVLLLDEPTEGIQPNVITQIGHVLQKLVTERGMTVILVEQYLDFVKEFGHAFYIMNRGKVVSEGPTTELTEEVIERHLHV; from the coding sequence ATGCTTGCCATCAATAACATCTCCTTCGCTTACGGCATGGTGCAGGCCCTTCGTGGCGTGACCATGAAGTTTGCGCCCGGCAAGGTGACCTGTGTCATCGGTCGCAACGGCGTGGGCAAGACCACGCTCATGCAGACCATCATGGGCATCCGCCGTCACAACAGCGGCAGCGTGCAGCTCGGCGAGCGCGACGTCAGTTCCCTGCCGGCCAACCGCCGTGCCAAGGCGGGTATCGCGCTGGTGCCGCAGGGCAGGCAGATCTTCGCGAAGCTGTCCGTCGAGGAGAACCTCCGCGTGGGCCTGCAGGCCCGCAGCGACGGCAAGAAGACCATTCCCGAGGACATCTTCGAGCTGTTCCCGGTGCTCAAGCAGATGTCCAAGCGCAATGGCGGCGACCTGTCCGGCGGGCAACAGCAGCAGCTGGCGATCGGCCGGGCCCTGGCCGGCGATCCGAAAGTCCTGCTGCTCGACGAACCCACCGAGGGCATTCAGCCGAACGTCATCACGCAGATCGGCCACGTGCTGCAAAAGCTCGTGACCGAACGCGGAATGACAGTAATCCTGGTCGAACAATACTTGGACTTCGTGAAGGAGTTCGGGCACGCGTTTTACATCATGAACCGCGGCAAGGTCGTCTCCGAGGGGCCGACGACCGAGCTGACCGAAGAAGTGATCGAACGGCATCTGCACGTCTGA